Proteins co-encoded in one Vibrio fortis genomic window:
- the galE gene encoding UDP-glucose 4-epimerase GalE, with protein sequence MKVLVTGGMGYIGSHTCIQMMQAGMEPIIVDNLCNSKELVLERIEALTGQRPTFYLGDIRDESFLDSVFAENNIQAVIHFAGLKAVGESVAKPLEYYDNNVNGSLVLARCMKKAGVKSIVFSSSATVYGDPEVVPITEDSPTGATTNPYGRSKYMVEECLSDLFNAENDWSITLLRYFNPVGAHPSGTMGEDPQGIPNNLMPFIAQVAVGRREKLAVFGNDYPTPDGTGVRDYIHVMDLADGHVAALKAVGEKAGLHVYNLGTGKGSSVLEMVEAFAKASGKPVPYEICPRRPGDIAECWASTEKAERDLGWKATRSVDEMTADTWNWQSNNPNGY encoded by the coding sequence GTGAAAGTACTGGTTACAGGCGGCATGGGGTATATCGGAAGTCATACTTGCATTCAAATGATGCAGGCTGGTATGGAGCCGATCATCGTTGATAACTTGTGTAACAGCAAAGAATTGGTGCTTGAGAGAATCGAAGCACTCACTGGTCAGCGCCCAACCTTTTACCTTGGCGACATTCGCGACGAATCTTTCCTTGATAGCGTATTTGCAGAAAACAACATTCAAGCAGTGATTCATTTTGCTGGTTTAAAAGCGGTGGGTGAATCGGTCGCGAAACCTTTGGAATACTACGACAACAATGTGAACGGCTCTTTGGTACTGGCTCGCTGTATGAAAAAAGCGGGTGTTAAAAGCATTGTGTTTAGCTCTTCAGCGACGGTTTATGGTGATCCTGAGGTTGTGCCAATTACTGAAGATTCGCCGACAGGCGCAACCACGAACCCTTATGGTCGCAGCAAGTACATGGTTGAAGAGTGTTTAAGCGACCTGTTTAACGCAGAAAACGATTGGAGCATCACTCTGCTTCGTTACTTCAACCCAGTTGGTGCACATCCATCAGGCACCATGGGGGAAGATCCGCAAGGTATTCCTAACAACTTGATGCCATTCATCGCGCAAGTTGCCGTCGGTCGCCGTGAGAAGTTAGCTGTATTTGGTAACGATTACCCAACTCCTGATGGTACTGGCGTTCGTGATTACATCCATGTAATGGATTTAGCTGATGGTCATGTCGCGGCATTAAAAGCGGTCGGCGAGAAAGCAGGCCTGCATGTCTACAACCTAGGTACAGGCAAAGGTTCAAGTGTTCTAGAGATGGTTGAAGCCTTTGCTAAGGCATCGGGTAAGCCCGTCCCGTATGAGATTTGTCCACGCCGCCCAGGTGATATTGCCGAGTGCTGGGCAAGTACTGAAAAAGCAGAGCGAGACTTAGGTTGGAAGGCGACACGCAGCGTTGATGAAATGACGGCGGATACTTGGAATTGGCAGTCGAATAATCCAAATGGCTACTAA
- the ebgR gene encoding transcriptional regulator EbgR, with amino-acid sequence MATLKDIATEANVSLATVSRVLNEDPTLSVKEETKRRIFEIAEKLEYKTSSSRKTVSSKKQAHHFLALYNYKQEAEVNDPYYLSIRHGIETQCEKMDIELTNCYESKIQSNSSAITGILLVGRMSPEIIEQAKKLTDNICYVDFTDHSEPYDSVDIDLARISKEITNFFINQGYDRIGFIGGQDDVNTPDIREVAFAEYGILKNVVSEQDIYRGDFSSLSGYKLAKQMLESGDYPKAMFIASDSIAIGVLRAIHEQGLNIPEDIALISVNDIPTAKFTFPSLSTVRIHSELMGIQGVNLLIEKARDGRTIPLRVYVPSKLKLRDTTK; translated from the coding sequence ATGGCAACGTTAAAAGATATCGCAACCGAAGCAAATGTATCATTGGCGACGGTTTCAAGGGTTCTTAATGAAGACCCAACATTGAGTGTTAAGGAAGAAACCAAAAGGCGTATCTTTGAAATTGCTGAAAAGCTGGAGTACAAAACCAGCAGCTCACGTAAAACGGTGAGCAGTAAAAAACAGGCTCATCACTTTCTTGCTCTCTACAATTACAAGCAAGAAGCCGAAGTGAACGACCCGTACTACCTATCTATTCGCCATGGTATTGAAACCCAGTGCGAGAAAATGGACATAGAGCTAACCAACTGTTATGAAAGTAAAATACAGTCAAACTCTAGTGCCATTACCGGTATTCTTCTGGTAGGTAGAATGTCGCCAGAAATCATCGAGCAAGCAAAAAAGCTCACTGATAACATCTGTTACGTGGACTTCACTGATCATTCAGAGCCATACGACTCCGTTGATATCGACCTAGCTCGAATCAGTAAAGAGATCACAAACTTCTTCATTAACCAGGGCTACGATCGCATCGGTTTTATTGGTGGCCAAGATGATGTGAATACCCCAGATATTCGTGAAGTCGCTTTTGCAGAATACGGCATTCTTAAGAACGTAGTGAGTGAACAGGATATCTATCGTGGAGACTTCTCAAGCTTATCAGGCTATAAGTTAGCGAAGCAGATGCTAGAAAGCGGCGATTATCCGAAAGCGATGTTTATTGCTTCAGATTCCATCGCAATTGGCGTATTACGTGCTATTCATGAGCAGGGATTGAACATTCCAGAAGACATCGCTCTAATCAGTGTAAATGATATCCCTACGGCTAAGTTTACCTTCCCATCTTTATCAACGGTTCGCATTCACTCTGAACTGATGGGAATTCAAGGTGTTAACCTGCTCATAGAGAAAGCTCGTGACGGGCGTACAATCCCATTACGCGTCTATGTACCAAGCAAGTTAAAACTCAGAGACACTACAAAATAA